One part of the Haliaeetus albicilla chromosome 9, bHalAlb1.1, whole genome shotgun sequence genome encodes these proteins:
- the CHRND gene encoding acetylcholine receptor subunit delta isoform X2: protein MGDLPGRLALLGALVLSGGLCVNQEERLIHHLFEEKGYDKDVRPVISTDQVVDVYLALTLSNLISLKEVDETLTTNLWLEHGWTDYRLQWNKSEFGDIEVLRLPPDMLWLPEIVLENNNDGLFEIAYYCNVLIYNTGYVYWLPPAIFRSACPINVDFFPFDWQNCTLKFSSLAYSALEISMHLKTDSDPETGKDYPVEWIIIDPEGFTENGEWEIIHRPARKNIHPDNPPESSEHQDITFYLIIKRKPLFYVINIVTPCILIAFMAILVFYLPADSGEKMTLVISVLLAQSVFLLLISQRLPATSHAIPLIGKYLLFIMLLVTAVVVICVVVLNFHFRTPSTHIMSDWVKEVFLESLPRLLGMSQPAESPVGTPCIRRCSSAGYIAKAEEYFSVKSRSELMFEKQSERHGLASRVTPARLVPLDTGEDQLYEHVKPVADDANFIVKHMRKKNSYNEEKDNWNRVARTLDRLCLFLVTPMLVVGTLWIFLMGIYNHPPLLPFAGDPYDYREENKRFI from the exons ATGGGGGACCTGCCGGGGCGGCTGGCCCTGCTCGGGGCGCTGGTGCTGTCGG GCGGGCTCTGCGTGAACCAGGAGGAGCGACTCATCCACCACCTCTTCGAGGAGAAGGGCTACGACAAGGATGTGCGCCCCGTCATCTCCACCGACCAGGTCGTGGATGTCTACCTGGCCCTCACCCTCTCCAACCTCATCTCGCTG AAAGAGGTGGACGAGACGCTCACCACCAACCTATGGCTTGAGCAT GGCTGGACCGATTACCGCCTGCAGTGGAACAAATCTGAGTTTGGGGACATCGAGGTGCTCCGCCTGCCACCAGACATGCTGTGGCTGCCTGAGATAGTCCTGGAGAACAA CAACGATGGGCTATTTGAGATCGCCTACTACTGCAACGTCCTCATCTACAACACGGGCTATGTCTACTGGCTGCCGCCTGCCATCTTCCGCAGTGCCTGTCCTATCAATGTCGACTTCTTCCCCTTCGACTGGCAGAACTGCACCCTCAAATtcag CTCGCTGGCATACAGTGCCCTGGAAATCAGCATGCACTTGAAGACAGACAGTGACCCGGAGACGGGCAAGGATTACCCGGTGGAGTGGATCATCATCGACCCTGAAGGCTTCACAG AAAATGGAGAATGGGAAATCATCCACCGCCCGGCCCGCAAGAACATCCACCCTGACAACCCCCCTGAGAGCAGCGAGCACCAGGACATTACCTTCTACCTCATCATCAAGCGCAAACCGCTCTTCTATGTCATCAATATTGTCACACCCTGCATCCTCATTGCCTTCATGGCCATCCTTGTCTTCTACCTGCCCGCCGACA GTGGTGAGAAGATGACCTTGGTGATCTCAGTGCTCCTGGCCCAGTCTGTCTTCCTTCTGCTCATCTCCCAGCGCCTGCCTGCCACATCCCACGCCATCCCCCTCATCGGCAA GTATCTGCTTTTTATCATGCTTCTGGTGACAGCCGTGGTGGTGATCTGCGTCGTGGTCCTCAACTTCCATTTCcgcacccccagcacccacatcATGTCCGACTGGGTCAAAGAG GTCTTCCTGGAGAGCCTGCCCCGCCTGCTGGGCATGTCGCAGCCGGCCGAGAGCCCGGTGGGCACCCCGTGCATCCGGCGCTGCAGCTCGGCTGGCTACATCGCCAAGGCGGAGGAGTACTTCAGCGTCAAGTCCCGCAGCGAGCTCATGTTCGAGAAGCAGTCAGAGCGGCACGGGCTGGCCAGCCGTGTCACCCCTGCCC GTTTGGTGCCGCTGGACACGGGCGAGGACCAGCTCTACGAGCACGTAAAACCCGTCGCTGACGATGCTAACTTCATCGTCAAGCACATGCGGAAGAAAAACAGCTACAATGAG GAGAAGGACAACTGGAACCGCGTGGCCCGGACCCTGGACCgcctctgcctcttcctcgTCACCCCCATGCTGGTGGTGGGCACGCTCTGGATCTTCCTCATGGGCATCTACAACCACCCACCACTGCTGCCCTTCGCCGGAGACCCCTACGACTATCGGGAGGAGAACAAGCGCTTCATctag
- the CHRNG gene encoding acetylcholine receptor subunit gamma — MRCHGLLLVLCTLAGVGCRNQEEKLLQDLMTNYNRNLRPALRGDQVIDVTLKLTLTNLISLNEREETLTTNVWIEMQWSDYRLQWDPEKYDNIQLLRVPSTMVWLPDIVLENNIDGTFEITLYTNVLVSPDGSIYWLPPAIYRSACAIHVTYFPFDWQNCTMVFQSQTYSANEINLLLTVEEGQTVEWISIDPEAFTENGEWAIKHRPARKIINSEHFTPDDTQYQQVIFYLIIQRKPLFYIINIIVPCVLISAMAVLVYFLPAKAGGQKCTVSINVLLAQTVFLFLIAQKVPETSQAVPLIGKYLTFLMVVTVVIVVNAVIVLNISLRTPNTHSMSQRVRQVCLHLLPRYLGMHMPEETPEPPRAIRRRSSLGLMVKADEYMLWKARTELLFEKQKERDGLMKTVLEKIGRGLESGSAQDFCQSLEEAGPEIRACVDACNHIANATREQNDFSSESEEWILVGRVIDRVCFFIMASLFVCGTIGIFLMAHFNQAPALPFSGDPKQYLPQ, encoded by the exons ATGCGCTGCCACGGCCTTCTCCTCGTCCTCTGCACCCTGGCAG GTGTGGGCTGCAGGAACCAGGAGGAGAAGCTGCTCCAGGACCTCATGACCAACTACAACCGGAACCTGCGCCCAGCCCTGCGCGGGGACCAGGTCATTGATGTCACCCTCAAGCTCACCCTCACCAACCTCATCTCCCTG AATGAGCGGGAGGAGACCCTCACTACCAATGTCTGGATTGAGATG CAATGGTCCGATTATCGCCTGCAGTGGGACCCCGAGAAGTACGACAACATCCAGCTGCTGCGGGTGCCCTCCACCATGGTCTGGCTGCCTGACATTGTCCTGGAGAACAA CATCGACGGAACATTTGAAATCACCCTCTACACCAATGTGCTGGTGTCCCCTGACGGCAGCATCTACTGGCTGCCCCCCGCCATCTACCGCAGCGCCTGCGCCATCCACGTCACCTATTTCCCCTTCGACTGGCAGAACTGCACCATGGTCTTTCA GTCCCAGACGTACAGCGCCAATGAAATCAACCTGCTGCTGACGGTGGAGGAAGGCCAGACCGTGGAGTGGATCTCCATTGACCCCGAGGCTTTCACAG AGAACGGCGAATGGGCCATCAAGCACCGCCCTGCTCGGAAGATCATCAATTCAGAGCACTTCACCCCAGATGACACCCAGTACCAGCAGGTCATCTTTTACCTCATCATCCAGCGCAAGCCACTCTTCTACATCATCAACATCATTGTGCCCTGTGTCCTCATCTCTGCCATGGCTGTGCTGGTCTACTTTCTGCCTGCCAAAG CGGGTGGGCAGAAATGCACTGTCTCCATCAATGTCCTCCTGGCCCAGACcgtcttcctcttcctcattgCCCAGAAGGTGCCCGAGACTTCCCAGGCTGTGCCTCTCATCGGGAA GTACCTGACCTTCCTCATGGTGGTGACGGTGGTGATCGTGGTGAACGCTGTCATTGTCCTCAACATCTCACTGAGAACGCCCAACACTCACTCCATGTCCCAGAGAGTGCGCCAG GTGTGCCTGCACCTCCTGCCTCGTTACCTGGGCATGCACATGCCAGAGGAGACACCAGAGCCTCCACGAGCCATCCGGAGACGCAGCTCCTTGGGACTCATGGTGAAAGCTGATGAGTACATGCTCTGGAAAGCCCGGACTGAGCTGCTCTTCGAGAAGCAGAAGGAGAGGGACGGTCTGATGAAAACCGTGCTGGAGAAGATTG GACGTGGCCTGGAGAGCGGCAGTGCCCAGGACTTCTGCCAGAGCCTGGAGGAGGCAGGGCCCGAGATCCGCGCCTGCGTGGACGCCTGCAACCACATTGCCAATGCCACGCGGGAGCAGAACGACTTCAGTAGT GAGAGTGAAGAGTGGATCCTGGTGGGACGGGTGATCGACCGTGTCTGCTTCTTCATCATGGCCTCCCTCTTTGTGTGCGGCACTATCGGCATCTTCCTCATGGCTCACTTCAATCAGGCGCCTGCCCTGCCCTTCTCCGGGGACCCCAAGCAGTACCTGCCACAGTGA
- the CHRND gene encoding acetylcholine receptor subunit delta isoform X1 gives MGDLPGRLALLGALVLSATAPAPPGLPDPTLPGGLCVNQEERLIHHLFEEKGYDKDVRPVISTDQVVDVYLALTLSNLISLKEVDETLTTNLWLEHGWTDYRLQWNKSEFGDIEVLRLPPDMLWLPEIVLENNNDGLFEIAYYCNVLIYNTGYVYWLPPAIFRSACPINVDFFPFDWQNCTLKFSSLAYSALEISMHLKTDSDPETGKDYPVEWIIIDPEGFTENGEWEIIHRPARKNIHPDNPPESSEHQDITFYLIIKRKPLFYVINIVTPCILIAFMAILVFYLPADSGEKMTLVISVLLAQSVFLLLISQRLPATSHAIPLIGKYLLFIMLLVTAVVVICVVVLNFHFRTPSTHIMSDWVKEVFLESLPRLLGMSQPAESPVGTPCIRRCSSAGYIAKAEEYFSVKSRSELMFEKQSERHGLASRVTPARLVPLDTGEDQLYEHVKPVADDANFIVKHMRKKNSYNEEKDNWNRVARTLDRLCLFLVTPMLVVGTLWIFLMGIYNHPPLLPFAGDPYDYREENKRFI, from the exons ATGGGGGACCTGCCGGGGCGGCTGGCCCTGCTCGGGGCGCTGGTGCTGTCGG CAaccgccccggccccccctgGTTTGCCTGACCCCACACTCCCAGGCGGGCTCTGCGTGAACCAGGAGGAGCGACTCATCCACCACCTCTTCGAGGAGAAGGGCTACGACAAGGATGTGCGCCCCGTCATCTCCACCGACCAGGTCGTGGATGTCTACCTGGCCCTCACCCTCTCCAACCTCATCTCGCTG AAAGAGGTGGACGAGACGCTCACCACCAACCTATGGCTTGAGCAT GGCTGGACCGATTACCGCCTGCAGTGGAACAAATCTGAGTTTGGGGACATCGAGGTGCTCCGCCTGCCACCAGACATGCTGTGGCTGCCTGAGATAGTCCTGGAGAACAA CAACGATGGGCTATTTGAGATCGCCTACTACTGCAACGTCCTCATCTACAACACGGGCTATGTCTACTGGCTGCCGCCTGCCATCTTCCGCAGTGCCTGTCCTATCAATGTCGACTTCTTCCCCTTCGACTGGCAGAACTGCACCCTCAAATtcag CTCGCTGGCATACAGTGCCCTGGAAATCAGCATGCACTTGAAGACAGACAGTGACCCGGAGACGGGCAAGGATTACCCGGTGGAGTGGATCATCATCGACCCTGAAGGCTTCACAG AAAATGGAGAATGGGAAATCATCCACCGCCCGGCCCGCAAGAACATCCACCCTGACAACCCCCCTGAGAGCAGCGAGCACCAGGACATTACCTTCTACCTCATCATCAAGCGCAAACCGCTCTTCTATGTCATCAATATTGTCACACCCTGCATCCTCATTGCCTTCATGGCCATCCTTGTCTTCTACCTGCCCGCCGACA GTGGTGAGAAGATGACCTTGGTGATCTCAGTGCTCCTGGCCCAGTCTGTCTTCCTTCTGCTCATCTCCCAGCGCCTGCCTGCCACATCCCACGCCATCCCCCTCATCGGCAA GTATCTGCTTTTTATCATGCTTCTGGTGACAGCCGTGGTGGTGATCTGCGTCGTGGTCCTCAACTTCCATTTCcgcacccccagcacccacatcATGTCCGACTGGGTCAAAGAG GTCTTCCTGGAGAGCCTGCCCCGCCTGCTGGGCATGTCGCAGCCGGCCGAGAGCCCGGTGGGCACCCCGTGCATCCGGCGCTGCAGCTCGGCTGGCTACATCGCCAAGGCGGAGGAGTACTTCAGCGTCAAGTCCCGCAGCGAGCTCATGTTCGAGAAGCAGTCAGAGCGGCACGGGCTGGCCAGCCGTGTCACCCCTGCCC GTTTGGTGCCGCTGGACACGGGCGAGGACCAGCTCTACGAGCACGTAAAACCCGTCGCTGACGATGCTAACTTCATCGTCAAGCACATGCGGAAGAAAAACAGCTACAATGAG GAGAAGGACAACTGGAACCGCGTGGCCCGGACCCTGGACCgcctctgcctcttcctcgTCACCCCCATGCTGGTGGTGGGCACGCTCTGGATCTTCCTCATGGGCATCTACAACCACCCACCACTGCTGCCCTTCGCCGGAGACCCCTACGACTATCGGGAGGAGAACAAGCGCTTCATctag